The Mastomys coucha isolate ucsf_1 unplaced genomic scaffold, UCSF_Mcou_1 pScaffold20, whole genome shotgun sequence nucleotide sequence TAAAAATGATCTAACAGATTTGATTTGCAGAAAGTAAACTGGAATGTGGCATAGACTGGCCAGATTTCAGAAAGGAACCCAAACATCCAGGACACCATGACCACCCAGATGCAAGTGCGGCTGTTCATGATGACGCTATACCTCAAAGGATTGCAGACAGCCACATAACGGTCCACAGCCATTGCTCCAAGCACTGCGAACTCTGTGGTCCCTAGAGAGAGGTAAAGAAAGAGTTGGGCAATGCATCCAGTCAGAGATATTGTCTGTTTTCCAGGGAGCAGAAGCCCCCAAAGCATCAAGGGAACAATTGTAGTTGTTACCAGGATCTCCAGGAGAGAGAGGTTGccgaggaagaagtacatgggggaCTGTAGACGTTTATCAACACAGACAATCATGATGATGACCATGTTTCCCACCACAGTCActgaatagaagaaaaagaacatggcAAAAAGGATGTAGTGTAGCTCTTGGGAACCAGGGAAACCCAGAAGGCAGAATTCAGTTGCACTAGACAGGTTGTCCATCATTTGTGTTTGACTTTTGGTTCCAAGTTTTAGGTCTGCATCAAAGAGATCTTTCTGGTTATGAAATTGCCTTTCTTCCTCCTACATTAACTGCATCATAAGATATAAAGGCATTCCAGAGAAGGGTTAAAGCATAGAACTTTGCATAAGCAGTACCACACTAAGTCATCCAAAGGCCAATATAGCAAAGGTCAGGTCAGTGTCTTGGCCAGTGTTCTTGCCGTCCTCAGATTTTAAAACATCACAGAACATTAGTATCTCCACATGAAAACTCTGGGATGGGGGTAATTTTCCAAAACAGAttcattcttttctgtgtttatcCTCAAAAGCCTAGAAATAATGACAGATAATAGCTGGTATGGATAAGACCCCAAAATATCAGATATTCTGATACCTGGGTCTCTCTGTTCCTCACTTCTATGGTCATAATTGTCATTTCCTCAAAAACATCTTTCCAGTGACTGTTCCCCAAACAAGGAAGCATGCTCATTAGTTAACTCTAGTTTTCTTCATAGCACTTATTACCTGATATTACATACCTAATTGCTTATTCTCTTCCTTAATATTAAACTATATAACTATAAAGAAGACAAGTGGAAAAATCCCTGCCCTGTGGAAtttatattcagagaaaatatatgtACTAAACCACATGCCAGAAAATTAATAGATTACATAATAATTAGTTCTCTAATTGTATGATGTAGAAACCATTACtaagaaatttaattttgtttttcatttatgacATTAAAATATACACTCTATGAAAACAAGAACATCTTCAAAGCTGTGTTAAAAACTGTCATATACAAGTTATGCATATTTAtacaaaacaatatataaatatataattatacatgtatacatgtatacatatataacaccatatatatagtatattttgacCCACAGGAATAGTGTGGAAATTTTTCAGCTGATGAATATGTGAGTGGATGACATAGGTTAAGTATTAGATATCCTGGTCAAGACTAGTCCAGCCATATTTCCTCAGTCCTATTCACCTtagttttttctcctttttcacaTCAACACTGTCATTCCTCTCTACCCTTCCTTCAATTaccctttctatttctctgtggTTAGGAGGGATCAATGTCTGCTTTTCTTTCATAGCCTTTGGGTTAGgagcagaaaatgaagaaaaggcaGAACAGGGAGCAGTCCTCTGATTTTTCATTAGGGCAGCCCACATCTAAAAGGGCATACTGTATGAGACTGTGTGCTGAGCTGTCCAACCTGCTGCCCCTTCCCCAGTCTacagctctattttttttttttttttcatttctgtaagaCACCGAAGTCCCAGACTTTCCACCCCAACCCCTCTAGTTTCTCCTTTACAGAGGCAGGATTTTTACAAAGAACTGACCTCTTTAGAGGTACTTCATGTTGCTTCTGACATTCTACAGATTCAGCAGTAATAAATTGCTTCCTGGCTAGTGCTGAGCTGTAAAATCTGCTGGAGTGCCCCCTCATGGCGAAGAGGGCAGGGGCATCTATCTATACAGGAGCTTAGGAAGAAGTGTGGCAACCAACATGCTGTTCTGACTTGAGGGTttgtccttctcctctctcccctccacctcttttctccttcccgaAGGAACTAAATTCACTGAGGTATGCGTTTTTAATTAACTTATGTTCAGAGAGGTCTCTCGGCAAGCTATCTGGGGAGATCAGGGAAAAAAGTTTCAGTTATCTTCGTTTTTGGCCAATTAAGTTGCAGAACTTTTCCAAGTCTTTTAGTTGGGGAAACTGAAATCATGTTGATCAGGGACTTCTTAATCTAAGGATACCATCCCACAATGCCCCAAGGTCTGGACTGCGTCAGACACAAAAAAGTCCATCTTCTCAGTTCATTATCTTAGGCTCTTCCTATGAATCTAAGTTATTCAGAACCAGAATAAGGCCCATCCTCTCAGAGACATCATCATTTTCCTGGAAAATGTGCACTAATATTTTTGAATGCCTGCATGTCAATCAAGTGAAAGCCTTAACTAGACCTTAAAATTTTCATAAAGCCTGCCACATTCACCATCTGTGTCACAGTGGGTCTCACAGCTAGTACCGACCTCGACCCTGCAGAATGCTGTGGAGAAGTTCCACCCACAGCTCTAATCACACTCTATAGAGTGTCTGGGATTTTCCCtcttctaaatatatatacatctgCATGTGCTCCAGCATGGTTCTCgttattcctttttttcctgcAGTGTGTTGCTGAGTCCCAGCTGGACCACTTCCAAGTAGGAAGAGCAGAGGAAGCTACTGAAGACAGCTATGCTCACAACCTGGAAGAACTGACAAAATGCAAATCAGAAATCTGTTTGGTGCTGGAGAGAGCAGAATATGTGTGCATTATAAAACATTTGTCTGAGTGTAGGTTCTCATTTTAAGTATGCCTATTCATTCTGAAATGTCAATTGGCACCTAAGGGGATAAATTGGGAATAATTTtccttcctggttttttttttttttttaaaaattactaaagcCCAGCTTGTCATGTAATTTTAGAGGGATTTCTAACTATGGATCTTCATATTCCTTTAAAGAGAGTGCTATGAAATCTGTTGTGCAACCTTTTCTAGCTCAGTTAGCAACATGTAAAATACACACAGCTCCATAAAACTGGGCATTATTGCACCTTTTCTCTTACATAATACTCCATAATGTTGATGTTTTATTCTATTATTGTCAAACATtttgtttctcagtttctgtgtttttccatgctcattgtttaaaaaaaataccctaaGTACTCttagatatttataaatatatatgcaatttTTTCCCAGAATAAATTTCTACAGTTGGAATTTCTAGGTCAAGCTGTAGAAGAATTGAAACTTTTGTTTTCATCTGGCACAAAATTACACTCCAACAAGTTtgaatttatttccttatataaCTGACCCGCTATAAAGTAGaggtataatttaattttaattatgaaattcAGAGAACAAAATAAGATACCTTAGAAAAGAAACTAGTTGGTGCACCtgataaaatggaaaatgttctgaacaataaaaattacctactgatttaaaaataaatgaaactgaaTATCCTTATGTATGTTAAACAAATGAAATTCATAGCTAAAACCTTCCTACACAGAGAACTGTAGATCCAGATGGCTTGTCTGATATATCCTatcaaatatttaaggaaaaaatgCAAATCTTACACTTCTAGTCTCCTAGTAAGTTGAGAAGAAAGCACTTTCCAATTGATTTCATTAGGTCAGATTGATTTCTACACCAAAGACTTTACAGGAAAATAAATCTACTTAAAAATTTTGTAGTGAACATAGAACATGAATAGTCCTCAATTCCACCCTAAGCAAGGAGAATCCATAattaaaatgttctcattttttcTAGAAATGCAAAGTTGACTTAATATGAGATAAATCATTAATTTGGAAAGTTAGTAAAAATCAAAGAGGAAAATTAACAACCATCTCTAGAAGGTCAGGAAGGACACTGGAAGTAAATCAGCACCTACTGATTCAGAACTCTGAGAAAATTAGAAACATAACAAATTCTTCcttaaactgaaaaataaaatctatgaaaAAATCTAACACTTATTATCATCAAATTTATTGGGGAGAAACTTAATACTGTCTTTCTAATATGGGAACTGAGGTAAATATATCTATTCTGATGACTTCTATCTAACAATGTATTAGAAGTTTTAGCCAATTCATAAAACAAGAAGACTAAATAAAAACCTTCagttaggaaataaaaataacattatatatttataaatgggaTAGTCTTACAATTTGAGATCAATAAATCCACTAAATTTATAGGTATAGTAATCaaaatcacagaaagaaaagatagatgTGCAAAAATTTATAGATGTACAGAAAACCTCAATACCCTATCAATCCATTAtaagtaaaagaaattaaatatcaaaacatgaagaaaatgaagagacacATTTAATAAGCTACATATAAgacatatgtttaaaattataagtTCCTGCTGAGACAAATGATAATcaaaatttctattttcatataataGAAGACTCAATTATGCTAGAATATCTATTCTTCTCAAATTAGTACATAAAGTAAATGCAAGGTTCACTCAGAACATTACAAGGCTTTTTATCATGCTTAAAATCGGTCTCAAAAATGGTATGAAGTATAAAGAATCTATAGTAGTTAGGATAATCATGAAAAAGAACAAGATGGAGATGTGTGATATTTAAGTTTAATACAATAAAGCTACAGTAATAAAGACAAAAGGATTTTGACACAGTATTGTGCAGATGCAAGGATTTACTGATCAATGAGACTCAGATTTAAATACTTGAATTGGCTGTAAACAGATTAAGTATTGGTAAATAGGATGGGCAACTGGAATTCTCATATATTCCTTAGTGGAATATGCAATGGATACAaagaatatgtaaatatatgcatctaATACACACCTATTATGTTACTCAGATCTTATCCCAAGGTAAATGAAAACACATATCCCATCTAAAACACATTTAGGAATGGCGATGACAGTTCAGTCCATAAAGGAACTCCAGTGACTCAAATGATAACAAATACATAGCCAAATAAGCTGTAGTATATTCGTGTAATGAAAGGCTATTAGACAATTAAAAGAAACGTAGTATTGACAGAAGCATTATCATGAGTCACAGTGAGTAGCTAAAAGGTTATATTAAGCCAAAGACTAAAGACACTAATAAGctcaaatataaaagtaaaagttGAAGTATCAAAAATCAAATGATTAGTCAGGGATAAAAAATGACTAGGAAGGGCACAAGGGAAATGTTTCCATGCGGAACATCTTCTACCACGTGGCTGTGGTGTAAGCAACACATGTgcagaaatatgaaaaataaattgttgtAACTTGAACTGAAAGTATTACTATTTAGTGTAAAAAATTTAGCCtgttttaaattgaaaacatttgaaaaattatcACAACTGTATAACAAAGGATGTAACTTTGTGGAATGATGGGGAAAGACATGTGATAGATGCAAGAATGAAGACAAATTGATGTGAATTATAAAGCAGTTAGAAAAAGAGggacattccttccttcctttttaattattgtctatgtcgtgtgtgtgtgtgtgtgtgtgtgtgtgtgtgtgtgtagtatgtgtgtgctcacccatgaaagccagaggttgacatcaggatGCCTTTTTTCAATTTCCCTTTACCTAATTATATTAAGACAGGATATCTCATTGCACCTAGagcttgtcattttattttagctACAATGGCGGGTAGGAAGTCCctggaatccacctgtctctgccgcTATGCACTTGGATCACAGGCTTGTGCCTCCATGCCCAGACCCATCTTTTATGTACTTGCTGGAGATCTAAACTCAGCACCTTATGCTTtgacagcaaacactttacccattATGACACCCCTTCAgcttttacgtgtgtgtgtgtgtgtgtgtgtgtgtgtgtgtgtgtgagagagagagagagagagagagagagagagagagagagagagagagagagagagagagagagagagagagaaatcaattGTCCTGCTTGATCAGAAGCTTTCTCACTGTCTCTAAGTTAAAGCCCAGTTACTATAAGGCCTGGTGTGATTTGTAGAAATGGTTTTCCCTAATGTAATCTAGTACCATTTCGACTCTACTCAATCTCATCCTTAACCCCAGACACTAGTCCACGTCCTTCAAGGGGCTTAGCACACATTGTTCCTTTGCCCACCCACAAGATTCACCTAGTAACATCAGATATCAACAAACCACCACTTTTGCAAATGTCCCATCTAACCTCCACAAGCATATCTAACGGTGATCACCTGTTCTTAAAATGGAGGCTACAGTGCATTGATATGGCTCTATACAGGACTAAAATATTCTGACTTtaggctttaaaaataaatacagttgtATCACAAAGGCTGTATCTCATTTTTGTGGAATGATGGGAAGAGACATGTGGTAAAGGCAAGAAGAAATGAAGTCAACATTGACGTGAATTGTAAAACAGTTAGATAAAGAGGGGTAGTGtttacttcctccctcccttcctttttccctccttccatccctcctccccacccttccttccttcctttctttcctccttctttctttttgtatgtatTGTGGGATACAGGATGTGATGGCTTGCATATACTTCACCCAGGGactagcactattaggaggtgtggccttgttggagtagttgtgtcactgtggcatggacttaagaccctcactctagctgactggaagctagtattctgctggcagctttcagatgaagatctaGAGCCCTCAGCACCatgccagcaccatgcctgtctggatattgccatgttcctgccttgatgacaatggccTGAACTTCTGAAGcagtaagtcagccccaattaaatgttgtccattataagacttgccatggaCCTGATGTCTGTTTAGAGTAATAAAACCTTAAGTAAGACACaggaataaaatattctttctctcaGCCCACAACTGAAAATCTCTTCATAATTACCCCATAAAACTGAAATGTCTCCTCAATAGTATGGTCTTTGATCTAAGACAGCCTGTGCCCAAACGGCCATTGATGCGATCCTATCTTTCAACCCAAGTGACAATTCAAGACAACTGTGAAATTCATTCTAGCTCTGAGCTTTCCATGGGATTAAAACCTGCAAACAACCTCATTTGCATTCTGTCCACAAATCTTCCATCCTTACAAAGGTTAGATATCCATGTAGCTTCTTTCTCAACATAGTTCACTATGCATCactatgtatatgaatacacacacacatacacatacccacacacatacacacacacaaatacacagagggaatatatatacatatatatattcccctCTGTCTCAGCCTGCCAAGTAATAATACTTTTACAATATTTGACAGGGAATATCAGTCTTCAATATGTATGCTTCATTGAAGAAAATGTTATCATTATTCTGTTCATTGATTCATCTTTAGCACATTGTGAAAATAACTGTTATTCAAAACTATTACCTCACAGATATAATCTTTATACTTGAAATTATAAAGCAGAAATACCAACACAGGTTCGAGTCTGGCCCAAAATATATAGTGTGGTCCAATACAatttgggctacagagtaagtaaGACTTTGTTTCAAGaggccaaaacaaagcaaaatatgcTCGTTaagtttttttaatataaattttaagtaagatttatttcctatgtttaaAATCATTATAGTTCTCTTTAATGAATAGGTAGTTTTAC carries:
- the LOC116098070 gene encoding olfactory receptor 9A4-like, which encodes MMDNLSSATEFCLLGFPGSQELHYILFAMFFFFYSVTVVGNMVIIMIVCVDKRLQSPMYFFLGNLSLLEILVTTTIVPLMLWGLLLPGKQTISLTGCIAQLFLYLSLGTTEFAVLGAMAVDRYVAVCNPLRYSVIMNSRTCIWVVMVSWMFGFLSEIWPVYATFQFTFCKSNLLDHFYCDRGQLLKLSCNETFFTEFILFLMAVFIIVGSLIPTIVSYTYIISTILKIPSASGQKKAFSTCASHFTFVVIGYGTCLFLYVKPKQTQAAEYNRVASLLVSVVTPFLNPFIFTLRNDKVKEALRDGVKRCCLLFRD